ATCACGCTGGAATTTATTCCTAATGAAGATCGTATTTCTCCCGCGCCGATGGCTGAGTTCTGCTTGATTATGTTGGCCACGACTCCTGACGGGGATGCCTATGTCTTCAGTGAATATGACCGCATGTTCCGCCATGCCGGATTTGGCGAGAGCATCATGCAAGATGTTCCTGCATCCAATGAACGTGTCATCATTACGAAAAAATAATGGAAAGGAGAAACTAAAATGCCGGTACAAGTCTATGGAGTTAATCATGTCGTGATTGAAGTTGACGATGCTCAGAAAGCCGTCGAGTTTTATGCGGATGTCTTCAACCTTGAAATGCTACGGGGCGGGGAGGGGGCTGTCTGGTGCAAAATGGGGGAGCACCAGTTTTTGGCGATCTTTGAAGTTAAAACCCTTCAACCTGATCGGGCCAAACATTTTGGCATTATGGTCCGGGATGACGCTCAGGTGAAGGAAGTTCGGGAAAAAATCACCAAGAAATACGGATTGGAGGTGCG
The sequence above is a segment of the Nitrospira sp. MA-1 genome. Coding sequences within it:
- a CDS encoding VOC family protein codes for the protein MPVQVYGVNHVVIEVDDAQKAVEFYADVFNLEMLRGGEGAVWCKMGEHQFLAIFEVKTLQPDRAKHFGIMVRDDAQVKEVREKITKKYGLEVRPDFRCDFRDPWGNRIQVGDLHDESLVWLLPYREVQDIGITFASPSKAP